AATTTTCGTGGATAAAAGCAGGCTTGAGGAACTTCGGGCAGATGGTGTGGTCTTCGCCACTTCTATGGGTTCGACAGCCTATGCCATGAGTGCAGGAGGACCGATAGTCGACCCTCATGTGGACGGGACTGTGATTGTGCCTCTGGCGCCTTTCAAATTATCCTCTCGCCCCTGGGTTGTGCCTGCAAAAAGCGAGATAAGGGTGGAACTTACCCTTCCCAAAAAAGAGGCGGTGATCGTGATAGACGGGCAGTACTCAAGGAAGATTAGCGAGAGCGATACGATACTCATCACAAAAGCGGACAAGCCTGCAAGGTTTGTGAAGACAAGAGAAGGCGGGTTTTACGAGAAGGTCAGGAGCAAGCTTGCGTGAAGATTCATTTTATTTTTCACTAACTTTTTTCCTATGCGTATTCAAATGTTAAGAAATGTATATATGTAATTAAAACATACCATGTAATTTGAATCCAAATGACAGAAACCAAACACATTCAGACCAGCATCGATATGGTTACATATGACCATCTCAGGCATCTTTCTGATGTAAAGAAGAAATCTCTGAAGGAAACGATACAGGAAGCCATCAAGGAATATCTCAAGAAGCATGAAGGAGAAATAATGAAGGATTCATTTTTTGGTATCGTGGGCTCTTTCAAGACAAAAGAAGGCAACTGGAGTGAAAGAGACGACTGGAGAGAGTAGATGAGGATTTTTCTCGACACAAGCGGTCTTATTGCACTGAGCGACGAAAAGGATAAGAATCACATTAAAGCAGAGGTCTATCTCAAGGAACAGGTGCAGACAAGCGGAAGGTTTGTTATTGGTAAAAATATTTTAGCTGAATACATTGATGGAGTCACAAAAAGAATCAGCAAGAAAAAGGCTATTGAAGAGCTTGATAATATTTTAAACAGTAAATTGCTGGTAGTTGAACCTGTTTCTGAGGCAGACTGGGAAAAAGCAATCAGGTATTTTAGAAAATATAAGGATCAGCAGATTGATTTAACGGATTGTTTGAGTTTTGCAATAATGGAGAGGCTTGACCTGAAGACTGCTTTTACTTTTGATGATGATTTCAAAATTCACGGGTTCGCTGTGCTTAGTTGATTTTCTTGCCAATGCCAAATCCTACCATATTTTACCTGTACTTATATTCCCTCATTGCCCGCATCAAATCCCCGCTTCTTGTCGAAGTCAAAAGCTCAAAGACAACCAGCAATAAAAACAAGATAAAGAGATTGAAAGCTGCACCATCAGCGCCTTTAATCCGAGCAATAAGCGCCAAAATGAGAGGCGCAGCCAGCGTCCCGACAACACCAGAAGCATGCATGAGCGCCCTTTTCCCGCCTGGGGCTTTAAGGTACGTGAAATAGTCTATCCGCAGCGTAGGCTCAATCCTCGCAGGACCATTGAGATAATAGTGCGTGAACCTGATGCCAAAAAAACTTCCTGTCACATAATGCGATAGCGGGTGCAGTGTTGCCAGCAGTATAAGCGCGCTGAGATAGAGCATCCAGTCCGAGCCTGTCCTGAAAGCCATAATCAGGGCAGCAATTGTGATAACAATATCTAGCACATTCCCAGCAGGGACGCCGAGTGTGAAAGAGACCCTCTCCATGAACTTCTGGCGGCTTACATGTTCGATTTGCGCCAGCAGTTCATCATCCTTAATCCTATCCTTTTTCGCCTGATCGATAATATCCCGGAAATCTTTCCGGCTGTATCTGGTTTCAAGCTGCTTTAGCTTCCCTTTTAAATCTTCGTGCATTACTAACGCTCGACAGTTATGACCAGATCTTTACTGTCTTGAACTATGCCATTATTATTATTTACGGCTTCTAACCTCACCACGTAGGTTATATTATTACCTGCCGGGAGTTGTGCTCTGACATCCACATTTCTGTGTCCAGAATCCTCGCCTGGGCGCAGGTTACCAAGATTATAACTTTCAGGAGTAAAATTGAGATACGGTTTGTCGGATGAGTTTATGTTAAAGCGAACAAGGGCGTAAATATTGGAATCACCAGAATTGTTAACACGTATTTTTACCTGTTCAATCTCACCGTTTTTGACTTTGATATATGAAGGCTCAAGATCAAGAGTTACATTCTTAGAAGGAGTTTTTTCAGAGGACACGCACCCTGCGAAAAGTGCAGTCATTATAAGAATTGCAACAATTATTAGTTTCATATTATCACGGTATTGTAATTTTACTATTAAAAACTTTTGTTATCGTTATCATAGCCTCATGGTCTTCGCAGATGCTCGCAGTTCCCTGCCACAATTTTCTCAAGTTTTCCATCGCTTGTTTCAAGAATTAAAGCCCCTTCATTATCCACCCCGATAACTTCGCCATATACAGTCCTTGCCTGGGTTGTAATCTTTACCCATTCTCCGATAGTTGCCGACATATTTCTCCATTCCTCAAGTATGGATGGAAAATCCTCTTTCTGGAATTTCAAATAAAGAGACTCGAACTCCGAAAGTAACTTCTGCACGAACTCAACGCGATTTATCCCGTACCCCAATTCCTTTTTCAGGGACGTGGAACTCTCCCGGAATTCTTCAGGGAAGGATTCCGTGTCCACGTTTGCATCTATGCCTATGCCTACCACGCAGTAATCTATCATGTCCATTTCCGCCTCGATCTCGGTGAGGATGCCGCATACCTTCTTTCCGTTTATCAAAACATCGTTGGGCCATTTTATCTTTGCCGCAAGTCCAAGGCTGCGTATTGTTTTTGCCACAGATACGCCTGCAAGAAGCGTTATCCTCGGTGCATACAAAGGCTGTATCCTGGGTTTCAGGACTATGGAAAGCCAGATTCCCCCTTCAGGCGAAATCCATTTCCGCCCAAGCCGCCCCCGCCCGCCGGTCTGGGACTCTGCTATTACCACAGTCCCTTCTTCGACCGAGCCTGCAATCTCCCGGGCTATGATGTTGGTGCTTTCTGTCTCCTTAAAATATTGAATCTCCTTTCCTATTACACCTGTTTTTAGTCCGGCTTTGATCTCACCCGGCGTTAACAGGTCAGGCGTGCTGGTAAGAGAATAGCCAAGGTTCGTGGAAGAATCAATCGTATATCCTTCATCCCTCAATGCCTGAATATGCTTCCAGATAGCCGACCTTGAAACTGAAAGCTCATCTGCGAGCCGCTCCCCCGAAACAGGTTCTCCCTTACTGGTGATGAGTTTTTCAAGTATCCTGTCTTTTATATTCATAAAGTTTTTCACCTGCCTTCCCCCTTCGCGCTCTGTATATATGTCCCGACCGCAGCAGTTATTGCCGCCACTTTCTTATCCTCCACGCCAAGAGCCGACGCGAGCGTAGCTCCTTTCTCCTTTTCGGCTTCCACGATTTTCTCAACCTCTGCTATGATATTATGGTCCTCTATGAAATGCGTTGTCAACTCGCCTCGCTGGAAGTATTCGTTGTTCATCACAGCCTTGTGGAAAGGTATGTTCGTGGTTACGCCCACGATGATATATTCGTACAATGCCCGTTTCATCCGTGCTATGGCTTCGTCTCTATTCCTTCCCCACACCGTGAGCTTGGAGATGAGAGAATCGTAGAACGGCGTTATGGTAAATCCGGTGTGAACGCCGCTGTCCACTCTCACCCCGGGTCCGCCGGATGAGCGGTATCTTTTCAATTTTCCAGGCGAAGGTGTAAAGTTATTGAGAGGGTCTTCAGCGTTCAGGCGGCATTCGATCGCCCAGCCTGTCTGGCGAATATCTTCCTGCTTATAGGTTAATTCCTGACCCGCTGCAATCCTTAGCTGCTCCTTTGCAAGGTCCACTCCTGTTACCACTTCGGTTATGGGGTGTTCTACCTGCAAGCGGGTGTTCATCTCAAGGAAGTAGTAATTGCCTTTCGAATACAGGAACTCAATCGTGCCTGCATTGGTATAATTGACCGCAGCTGCCGCCCTGACTGCATCGGTACCCATCCTCTCTCTCAATTCAGGCGTCATTATGGGAGACGGCGATTCTTCGATCAGCTTCTGGTGTCTTCGCTGTATGGAACACTCGCGGTCGCCCACATGTATGATGTTGCCAGAGGAATCCGCTAAAATCTGGAACTCTATATGGCGCGGCTCTTCAAGATATTTTTCTATGAACACTGTGGCATCTCCGAAGGCTGATTTTGCCACCCTTCGCGTGGATTCCAGGGTCTCTCCGAGTTCCTCTTTTTTCCATACCACTTTCATCCCGATACCACCGCCGCCTGCCGAAGCTTTTATAATCACAGGATAACCCATGCTTTCTGCAACATCCAGAGCATCATCAAGATCGGTTATACCGTTCTCGCTGCCAGGTATCACAGGAATGCCTGAAGCCGACATTGTCTTCTTGGCTGCAATCTTGCTGCCCGCGCTTTCTATAACCCTGCTGCTCGGACCTATGAATTTTATTCCTTCTTTCTCGCATCTTGCTGCAAACTCCGGGTTCTCCGCAAGAAAACCATAGCCCGGATGAATCGCTTGCGCTCCTGTTCTGTGCGCCACATCAAGAATATTATCCATGTTCAGGTAGCTTGAGCTTGCCGGAGCAGGACCTATATAATAGGCTTCATCCGCATACTTTGCAAAAAGTGCGTTCTTATCCACTTCACTATAAACTGCAACCGTCTTTACCTCAAGCTCCCTGCATGCACGCATCACGCGGATTGCGATTTCTCCCCGGTTGGCAATCAATACTTTCTTGAACATGACTCACCCGATGACCATCAACGTGTCCCCCGCGCTCACGG
This genomic window from Candidatus Methanoperedens sp. contains:
- a CDS encoding PIN domain-containing protein, which produces MRIFLDTSGLIALSDEKDKNHIKAEVYLKEQVQTSGRFVIGKNILAEYIDGVTKRISKKKAIEELDNILNSKLLVVEPVSEADWEKAIRYFRKYKDQQIDLTDCLSFAIMERLDLKTAFTFDDDFKIHGFAVLS
- a CDS encoding biotin--[acetyl-CoA-carboxylase] ligase, with amino-acid sequence MNIKDRILEKLITSKGEPVSGERLADELSVSRSAIWKHIQALRDEGYTIDSSTNLGYSLTSTPDLLTPGEIKAGLKTGVIGKEIQYFKETESTNIIAREIAGSVEEGTVVIAESQTGGRGRLGRKWISPEGGIWLSIVLKPRIQPLYAPRITLLAGVSVAKTIRSLGLAAKIKWPNDVLINGKKVCGILTEIEAEMDMIDYCVVGIGIDANVDTESFPEEFRESSTSLKKELGYGINRVEFVQKLLSEFESLYLKFQKEDFPSILEEWRNMSATIGEWVKITTQARTVYGEVIGVDNEGALILETSDGKLEKIVAGNCEHLRRP
- a CDS encoding acetyl-CoA carboxylase biotin carboxylase subunit is translated as MFKKVLIANRGEIAIRVMRACRELEVKTVAVYSEVDKNALFAKYADEAYYIGPAPASSSYLNMDNILDVAHRTGAQAIHPGYGFLAENPEFAARCEKEGIKFIGPSSRVIESAGSKIAAKKTMSASGIPVIPGSENGITDLDDALDVAESMGYPVIIKASAGGGGIGMKVVWKKEELGETLESTRRVAKSAFGDATVFIEKYLEEPRHIEFQILADSSGNIIHVGDRECSIQRRHQKLIEESPSPIMTPELRERMGTDAVRAAAAVNYTNAGTIEFLYSKGNYYFLEMNTRLQVEHPITEVVTGVDLAKEQLRIAAGQELTYKQEDIRQTGWAIECRLNAEDPLNNFTPSPGKLKRYRSSGGPGVRVDSGVHTGFTITPFYDSLISKLTVWGRNRDEAIARMKRALYEYIIVGVTTNIPFHKAVMNNEYFQRGELTTHFIEDHNIIAEVEKIVEAEKEKGATLASALGVEDKKVAAITAAVGTYIQSAKGEGR